The Quercus robur chromosome 7, dhQueRobu3.1, whole genome shotgun sequence genome has a segment encoding these proteins:
- the LOC126691547 gene encoding uncharacterized protein LOC126691547 — MATTNNTQEDDPLKSTTLERQVQTLMTAVERLTKQNHYLEEQLRQRDVGPNLQEQNQEGNSAERREQEKPEGSNAPSRPERRNVSLPSLMDFAPPPIVAEMQVMKEQMEVMMNALKGQVSSDLDDLVNRTDSPFTASVNSFPLPQKFRMPQIESYDGVKDPLDHLETFKTLMHLQGVPDEIMCRVFPTTLKGPAKVWFSRLTPNSINTFKELSALFTSHFICGHRYKKSTACLMNIKQREDETLRAYITRFNKETLSIDKADDKILIAAFTSGLRKGKFLFSLYKNDPKTMTNVLYKATKYMNAEDARKGLRRGKGRKTRDKTGGEKSLKPGINVMKSAPDPPLEGSPISPR; from the coding sequence atGGCTACCACCAACAACACTCAAGAAGACGATCCACTGAAATCTACTACATTAGAAAGGCAGGTCCAGACTCTCATGACAGCAGTAGAACGACTTACAAAGCAGAACCACTATCTGGAGGAGCAGCTACGACAAAGGGATGTAGGACCCAACCTTCAGGAGCAAAACCAGGAAGGTAACAGTGCCGAGCGAAGGGAGCAGGAGAAGCCTGAGGGCAGCAATGCCCCAAGCCGACCAGAGCGGCGAAACGTGAGCCTTCCGTCTCTCATGGATTTTGCCCCCCCGCCTATCGTCGCCGAGATGCAGGTGATGAAGGAGCAGATGGAGGtcatgatgaacgccctcaaGGGGCAAGTATCTTCTGATCTCGACGATTTAGTGAACAGAACCGACTCACCATTCACCGCGTCCGTCAACTCATTCCCCCTGCCACAAAAGTTCCGGATGCCGCAGATCGAAAGTTACGACGGGGTCAAGGATCCACTCGATCatctagagaccttcaagaccctgatgcaccttcagggtgTACCAGACGAGATCATGTGCAGGGTGTTCCCGACCACGCTGAAGGGGCCTGCGAAGGTCTGGTTCAGTAGGttgacaccaaactccatcaatACGTTCAAGGAGTTGAGTGCCCTGTTCACCTCACACTTCATATGCGGACATCGATACAAAAAGTCCACAGCTTGCTTAATGAACatcaagcagcgagaagacgagACGCTGCGAGCCTACATAACTCGTTTCAACAAAGAAACCCTTTCGATCGACAAAGCTGACGATAAAATACTCATAGCCGCGTTCACTAGTGGGCTACGGAAGGGTAAGTTCTTGTTTTCCTTGTACAAGaatgacccaaaaaccatgacGAACGTTCTCTACAAGGCtaccaagtacatgaatgcagaagatgcgaGGAAAGGCCTAAGAAGAGGGAAAGGCAGGAAGACACGAGACAAGACAGGGGGCGAAAAGTCGCTAAAACCGGGGATCAACGTGATGAAAAGCGCTCCAGACCCCCCACTAGAAGGTTCACCAATTTCACCTCGTTAA
- the LOC126691543 gene encoding putative disease resistance protein RGA3: MAEVAYGIAGKVLEQLGSRTFQEISSAWGVRSDLKKLEHTVSAIKAVLCDAEERQASDQSLRTWLGELKDVLHDAENVLDEFHYRVLQKEAMKRYGSTKKKVCYFFSGSNPLVFHVEMAHKIKNVRERVDAISGNKDKFNLAPGHEPRNIKIHKRDMTHSFVDPSNVIGRDDDRKEIIRLLMNPDDRRNVNVIPIVGLGGLGKTALAKLVYNDKLLVSHFQLRMWVCASEDFNVTSLIKEILKSAIVKIDENFGVDGFQNNSRELLRDKKFIDNLGVDELQFRLRKLLKDKKFLLVLDDVWNEDRNKWMELEDLLLGGCNGSKIMVTTRNSSVATIMGTVPTYHLDGLSHEDCMSLFKKLAFKELLEIGNDIVKKCKGVPLAVRTLASLLYLKVDEREWKSVRDNEIWHLKQNEGDILPVLRLSYNQLPFHLKQCFAYCSLFPKDYEFKTSLLVQFWMAHGLLQSPDNEKQQLEDIGELNIKELMSRSLFQDVYKDAMCDYNFKMHDLVHDLAISIAKGECSVVTKTSTPVAEVCHLSILESGQEVTTQLERLSKVQTVIFKTEQPMSILKACTSRFKYLRVLDLSNSSFEMLPNSIGSLKHLRYLDLTRNGKIKQLPNSICKLHSLQTLRLGGCNNLERLPKGVRDIISLRFLVITTKHTCLSEKTVGCLDSLRFLLIRDCENLKCLFEEMEGRLTYLRTLVVLKCPSLISLSLSIKHLTALETLGIRDCKELSLMEMEGEDNQDLKFSLQNLIIGGLPKLEVLPQWLQRSANTLQLLWIGECENFTALPEWLPCLESLHTLTIGKCPKLSSLPEGMEALTALRQLVIEGCPNLSRKCREEDSHKIAHVPKIALDKEI, from the coding sequence ATGGCTGAAGTTGCCTATGGTATCGCAGGGAAGGTCCTGGAGCAGCTTGGATCCCGTACTTTTCAAGAGATCAGCTCAGCATGGGGTGTCCGAAGTGATCTGAAAAAGCTTGAGCACACAGTCTCAGCCATTAAAGCTGTACTATGTGATGCTGAGGAGAGGCAAGCAAGTGACCAAAGTCTAAGGACTTGGTTAGGGGAGCTCAAAGATGTCCTTCATGATGCGGAGAATGTGCTGGATGAATTTCACTACCGAGTTCTGCAAAAGGAAGCAATGAAGAGATACGGgagcacaaaaaaaaaggtgtgttatttcttttctgGTTCTAATCCACTTGTATTCCACGTTGAAATGGCACATAAAATCAAGAATGTTAGGGAGAGGGTAGATGCTATTTCAGGTAATAAGGATAAATTCAATCTTGCCCCAGGACATGAACCTAGGAATATAAAAATTCACAAGAGGGACATGACCCACTCCTTTGTAGATCCTTCTAATGTCATCGGTAGGGATGATGATAGAAAAGAGATCATACGTCTTTTGATGAACCCAGATGATAGAAGAAATGTCAATGTAATTCCTATAGTTGGGCTTGGAGGTTTGGGGAAGACCGCACTTGCGAAGTTGGTGTATAATGATAAATTGTTAGTTAGTCATTTTCAATTGAGAATGTGGGTGTGTGCATCTGAGGATTTTAATGTTACTAGTTTGATAAAAGAAATCCTAAAGTCTGCAATTGTTAAGATTGATGAGAATTTCGGTGTGGATGGGTTTCAAAATAACTCAAGAGAACTTTTGAGAGATAAGAAATTTATAGATAATTTGGGTGTGGATGAGTTGCAATTTAGATTAAGAAAacttttaaaagataaaaaatttctacTTGTCTTGGATGACGTTTGGAATGAGGATCGTAATAAATGGATGGAATTGGAAGATTTGTTACTTGGTGGTTGCAATGGAAGTAAAATCATGGTGACAACACGAAATAGCTCGGTTGCTACAATTATGGGTACTGTTCCCACATACCATTTAGATGGTCTATCTCATGAGGATTGTATGTCTTTATTTAAGAAATTGGCATTTAAGGAGCTCTTAGAAATTGGAAATGACATTGTTAAAAAATGTAAAGGCGTTCCATTGGCAGTGAGGACTTTAGCTAGCCTACTTTATTTAAAAGTTGATGAACGGGAGTGGAAATCTGTGAGAGATAATGAGATATGGCATTTAAAACAGAATGAGGGAGACATCTTACCCGTATTAAGGCTCAGTTACAATCAATTGCCCTTTCACTTGAAGCAATGCTTTGCCTATTGCTCTCTTTTCCCAAAGGATTATGAATTCAAAACTTCTCTTTTGGTTCAATTTTGGATGGCACATGGACTTCTTCAATCACCTGACAATGAAAAACAACAGTTGGAAGATATTGGTGAGTTGAATATCAAGGAGTTAATGTCAAGATCTTTATTTCAAGATGTATATAAAGATGCTATGTGTGATTATAACTTTAAAATGCACGATCTTGTCCATGATCTTGCAATCTCAATTGCCAAAGGTGAGTGTTCTGTAGTGACCAAGACGTCCACCCCTGTTGCAGAAGTTTGTCATCTATCAATTTTGGAGAGTGGGCAAGAAGTTACAACACAATTAGAGAGGTTGAGCAAAGTTCAAACTgttattttcaaaacagagcAACCCATGTCCATACTTAAAGCTTGTACCTCAAGATTTAAGTACTTGCGGGTGCTTGATTTGAGCAATTCATCCTTTGAGATGTTGCCAAATTCTATTGGAAGTTTGAAACATTTGAGATATCTCGACCTAACAAGAAATGGCAAAATCAAGCAACTTCCAAATTCCATTTGCAAGCTACACAGTTTGCAAACTTTACGGCTTGGTGGTTGCAACAATCTTGAACGGTTGCCCAAAGGTGTAAGGGACATAATCAGCCTCAGGTTTTTGGTTATTACAACAAAGCATACCTGCTTGTCGGAGAAGACAGTGGGTTGCTTGGATTCTCTTCGATTTTTGTTGATACGTGATTGTGAGAATCTAAAATGTCTATTTGAAGAGATGGAGGGGCGCCTCACCTATCTTCGAACATTGGTTGTTCTAAAATGTCCAagtttgatttctttatcactCAGTATCAAACACCTAACTGCCCTAGAGACCCTGGGAATTAGGGATTGTAAAGAGCTTAGTTTGATGGAGATGGAGGGAGAAGACAATCAAGATCTCAAGTTCAGCCTccaaaatttgataattggaGGTTTACCTAAGTTAGAGGTTTTGCCCCAATGGCTCCAAAGATCCGCAAACACTTTACAGCTGCTATGGATTGGAGAATGTGAAAATTTCACGGCTTTGCCAGAGTGGCTGCCATGTCTGGAATCACTTCACACACTTACGATTGGCAAATGCCCTAAGTTGTCATCTCTCCCGGAGGGGATGGAAGCTCTCACTGCACTAAGACAATTGGTGATTGAAGGTTGTCCTAATTTGAGTAGAAAATGCAGAGAAGAAGATTCGCACAAGATTGCTCATGTACCAAAGATTGCACTCGACAAGGAAATTTGA